One genomic segment of Desmodus rotundus isolate HL8 chromosome 5, HLdesRot8A.1, whole genome shotgun sequence includes these proteins:
- the LOC112317642 gene encoding olfactory receptor 56A4 gives MASPSNCSTAPVSEFLLICFPNYQSWQHWLSLPLSLLFLLAMGANATLLITIRLEASLHEPMYYLLSLLSLLDMVLCLTVIPKVLAIFWFDLRSISFSACFLQMFIMNYFLAMESCTFMVMAYDRYVAICHPLRYPSIITDQFVARATMFVVARNALFFLPVPILSSRLRYCAENIIKNCICTNLSVSKLSCDDITFNQLYQLVTAWTLLGSDLILIVLSYSFILKAVLRIKAEGAAAKALSTCGSHFILILFFSTVLLVLVITNLARRRIPPDVPILLNILHHLIPPALNPIVYGVRTKEIKQGILKLLRSL, from the coding sequence ATGGCCTCACCCAGCAATTGCTCCACGGCTCCAGTCTCTGAATTCCTACTCATCTGCTTCCCTAATTACCAGAGTTGGCAGCATTGgctgtccctgcccctcagcctcctcttcctcctggccaTGGGGGCCAACGCCACCCTTCTGATCACCATCCGGCTGGAGGCATCTCTGCACGAGCCCATGTACTAcctgctcagcctcctctccctgctggACATGGTGCTCTGCCTCACTGTCATCCCCAAGGTCCTGGCCATCTTCTGGTTTGACCTCAGGTCCATCAGCTTCTCTGCCTGCTTTCTCCAGATGTTCATCATGAATTACTTCCTTGCCATGGAGTCTTGCACATTCATggtcatggcctatgaccgctatgtggccatctgccacCCACTACGATACCCATCCATCATCACTGATCAATTTGTGGCTAGAGCTACTATGTTTGTTGTAGCCCGGAATGCcctgttttttcttcctgttccaaTCCTTTCTTCCCGACTCAGATATTGTGCAGAGAACATCATCAAGAACTGCATCTGCACTAACCTGTCTGTGTCCAAACTCTCCTGTGATGACATCACCTTCAATCAGCTCTACCAGCTTGTGACAGCCTGGACCCTGCTGGGCTCTGACCTCATCCTTATTGTTCTCTCCTACTCCTTCATCCTGAAAGCTGTGCTAAGGATCAAGGCTGAGGGGGCTGCAGCCAAGGCCCTGAGCACCTGTGGATCCCACTTCATCCTCATCCTCTTCTTCAGCACAGTCCTGCTGGTTCTGGTCATCACTAACCTCGCCAGGAGGAGAATCCCCCCAGATGTCCCCATCCTGCTCAACATCCTGCACCACCTGATACCCCCAGCTCTGAACCCCATCGTTTATGGTGTGAGAACCAAGGAGATCAAGCAGGGAATCCTGAAACTACTGAGGAGTTTGTAA
- the LOC112317636 gene encoding olfactory receptor 56A4 has product MASPSNSSTVPVSEFLLICFPNYQSWQHWLSLPLSLLFLLAMGANATLLITIRLEASLHEPMYYLLSLLSLLDMVLCLTVIPKVLAIFWFDLRSISFSACFLQMFVMNSFLTMESCTFMVMAYDRYVAICHPLRYPSIITNQFVARAATFVVARNGILTMPIPILSSRLRYCAENIIKNCICTNLSVSKLSCDDITFNRLYQFVTGWTLLGSDLILIVLSYSFILKAVLRIKAEGAAAKALSTCGSHFILILFFSTVLLVLVITNLARRRIPPDVPILLNILHHLIPPALNPIVYGVRTKEIKQGIQKLLRRL; this is encoded by the coding sequence ATGGCATCACCCAGTAACTCCTCCACTGTTCCAGTTTCTGAATTCCTACTCATCTGCTTCCCTAACTACCAGAGTTGGCAGCATTGgctgtccctgcccctcagcctcctcttcctcctggccaTGGGGGCCAATGCCACCCTTCTGATCACCATCCGGCTGGAGGCGTCTCTGCACGAGCCCATGTACTAcctgctcagcctcctctccctgctggACATGGTGCTCTGCCTCACTGTCATCCCCAAGGTCCTGGCCATCTTCTGGTTTGACCTCAGGTCCATCAGCttctctgcctgcttcctccaGATGTTTGTCATGAATAGTTTCTTGACCATGGAGTCTTGCACATTCATggtcatggcctatgaccgctatgtggccatctgccacCCACTACGATACCCATCCATCATCACTAATCAATTTGTGGCTAGGGCAGCCACATTTGTTGTGGCCCGGAATGGCATTCTTACTATGCCTATCCCTATACTCTCTTCCCGACTCAGATATTGTGCAGAGAACATCATCAAGAACTGCATCTGCACTAACCTCTCTGTGTCCAAACTCTCCTGTGATGACATCACCTTCAACCGGCTCTACCAGTTTGTGACAGGCTGGACCCTACTGGGCTCTGACCTCATCCTTATTGTTCTCTCCTACTCCTTCATCCTGAAAGCTGTGCTAAGGATCAAGGCTGAGGGGGCTGCAGCCAAGGCCCTGAGCACCTGTGGCTCCCACTTCATCCTCATCCTCTTCTTCAGCACAGTCCTGCTGGTTCTGGTCATCACTAACCTGGCCAGGAGGAGAATCCCCCCAGATGTCCCCATCCTGCTCAACATCCTGCACCACCTGATCCCCCCAGCTCTGAACCCCATCGTTTATGGTGTGAGAACCAAGGAGATCAAGCAAGGAATTCAGAAATTGCTGAGGAGGCTGTAA
- the LOC112317634 gene encoding olfactory receptor 56A1, whose product MVLSLNSTGTQVTEFLLICFPSMQDTQHWLSVALAPLLVLALGANFVLLLAIWQVASLHKPMYYLLTILSLLDVILCLTVIPKVLLIFWFNMKSISFSGCFLQMFIMNTLLPTESSTFLVMAYDRYVAICHPLHYPSIITEQFVINAAIFIVLRNFLATVPIPVLAARLNYCASNVIENCICANISVAKLSCGNIYLNKLYQFVSFWCLLGSDLVLILLSYCFILRAVIRQPSGGAAIKALSTCGSHLILILFFYTLLLVFIFTNKTGKKVPSEVPILLNVLHHLIPPALNPIVYGVRTQEIKQGIIKLLRYHY is encoded by the exons ATGGTATTATCTCTCAATAGCACAGGGACCCAGGTGACTGAATTCCTGCTAATCTGCTTTCCAAGCATGCAGGACACACAGCACTGGCTCTCTGTAGCCCTGGCTCCCCTCCTGGTTTTAGCCCTTGGGGCCAACTTTGTGCTATTGCTTGCCATCTGGCAGGTGGCATCTCTACATAAGCCCATGTACTACCTGCTTACCATCCTCTCCTTGCTGGATGTCATCCTCTGCCTCACAGTCATCCCCAAG GTCCTGCTTATCTTCTGGTTCAACATGAAGTCCATCAGCTTTTCTGGCTGCTTCCTGCAGATGTTCATCATGAATACCTTACTTCCTACGGAGTCCTCCACCTTTCTGGTCATGGCTtatgaccgctatgtggccatctgccacCCACTGCATTACCCATCTATCATCACTGAACAGTTTGTCATTAATGCGGCCATTTTCATTGTCTTGCGGAATTTTCTGGCCACAGTGCCCATACCCGTTCTGGCTGCCAGGCTCAACTACTGTGCCAGCAACGTCATAGAGAACTGTATCTGTGCCAACATTTCTGTGGCAAAGCTCTCCTGTGGGAATATTTACCTAAATAAACTCTATCAGTTTGTGAGTTTTTGGTGCCTGCTGGGTTCTGATCTGGTACTCATCTTGCTGTCCTACTGTTTCATCCTGCGGGCTGTTATACGTCAGCCATCAGGAGGTGCAGCCATCAAGGCCTTGAGTACTTGTGGTTCCCATCTCATCCTTATACTGTTCTTCTATACATTGCTGTTAGTCTTCATCTTCACAAACAAGACAGGAAAGAAGGTGCCCTCAGAAGTGCCCATTCTTCTCAATGTCTTGCATCACCTTATCCCACCAGCCCTGAACCCCATTGTTTATGGAGTACGAACCCAGGAAATCAAGCAAGGAATTATCAAGCTACTCAGGTATCACTATTGA